Proteins encoded in a region of the uncultured Paludibaculum sp. genome:
- a CDS encoding PilZ domain-containing protein yields MTESYLEKRREPRYPAEGQITFRLVGATGAATEGRLIDVSETGFRAAHRDATLARGQEVTFEHSKARGRAKAVWNRILDGEIQTGFLVLIDSRS; encoded by the coding sequence ATGACAGAGAGTTACCTGGAAAAACGGCGTGAGCCCCGGTATCCCGCCGAGGGCCAAATCACCTTCCGTCTGGTTGGGGCGACGGGTGCCGCGACCGAAGGCCGCCTGATCGATGTCAGCGAGACAGGGTTCCGCGCCGCCCACCGCGATGCCACCCTGGCCCGCGGGCAGGAAGTCACCTTCGAACACAGCAAGGCCCGCGGACGGGCCAAGGCTGTCTGGAACCGGATTCTGGATGGCGAGATCCAGACCGGATTCCTGGTGCTGATCGATAGCCGCTCTTGA
- the hemA gene encoding glutamyl-tRNA reductase encodes MKVMLTGLSYKTAPVEVRERLAFAESALGEALTNLRAQGGAEEALILSTCNRVEVAIATNGDIDLDQVLGIIAQSRGIDAVWLRPYLYTYRDEEAIRHLFRVAASLDSMVLGEPQILGQLKAAYAAAKEHGSLTNFLDTVLTRAFTVAKRVRSETEIGRSAVSVSYAAIELAKQIFGQLASKKVLLVGAGKMSELAARHLQRAGCAQILVTNRTRVRAEEMASLVGGQVIDYETFHARLPEMDIVITSSGAPDYLLTKDEMKQVLKKRQNRPIFLIDIAVPRNIDPGVNDIENIYLYDIDDLGREVEENRKARQREADQAELIIDEEIARLLERMKAREVAPTIVSLQHRFEEMGRLEFERIRGKLGTLSPQQEEVLAAYTRGLLNKIAHGPLTEIRRAAAQPEGDRVLTLIRRMFRLEDS; translated from the coding sequence ATGAAGGTCATGCTCACCGGTCTCAGTTACAAGACCGCTCCGGTGGAGGTGCGCGAACGGTTGGCGTTCGCCGAATCCGCCCTGGGTGAGGCCCTCACCAATCTGCGTGCGCAGGGTGGCGCCGAGGAGGCCCTGATCCTCTCCACCTGCAATCGCGTGGAGGTGGCCATCGCCACCAATGGCGACATCGATCTCGACCAGGTGCTTGGCATCATTGCGCAAAGCCGCGGCATCGACGCCGTCTGGCTGCGGCCTTACCTCTATACGTACCGGGACGAAGAGGCCATTCGCCATCTTTTCCGCGTGGCCGCGAGCCTGGATTCGATGGTGCTGGGCGAGCCCCAGATCCTGGGCCAGCTCAAAGCCGCCTACGCCGCGGCGAAGGAGCATGGCTCGCTTACCAACTTCCTGGACACTGTGCTGACCAGAGCGTTTACAGTAGCCAAGCGGGTTCGTTCCGAAACGGAGATCGGCCGCAGCGCGGTGAGCGTCAGCTACGCCGCCATTGAGCTGGCTAAACAGATCTTCGGGCAGCTCGCCTCGAAGAAGGTGCTGCTGGTGGGCGCCGGCAAGATGTCGGAACTGGCGGCCCGGCACTTACAGCGCGCCGGCTGCGCTCAGATTCTGGTCACCAACCGCACTCGTGTCCGGGCGGAAGAGATGGCGTCTCTCGTCGGCGGACAGGTGATCGACTATGAGACATTCCACGCTCGCCTGCCCGAGATGGACATTGTCATCACCTCGAGCGGCGCTCCGGATTACCTGCTGACGAAAGACGAAATGAAGCAGGTTCTGAAGAAACGCCAGAACCGGCCCATTTTCCTGATCGACATCGCCGTGCCCCGCAATATTGACCCGGGGGTGAACGACATCGAGAACATCTATCTCTACGACATCGACGATCTGGGTCGCGAGGTGGAAGAAAATCGCAAGGCGCGGCAGCGCGAAGCCGACCAGGCCGAACTGATCATCGATGAAGAGATTGCACGCCTGCTGGAGCGGATGAAGGCTCGCGAAGTGGCGCCGACCATCGTCAGCCTGCAACACCGCTTCGAGGAGATGGGCCGCCTGGAGTTCGAGCGCATCCGCGGCAAACTCGGCACTCTGTCGCCGCAGCAGGAAGAGGTCCTGGCGGCCTATACACGCGGACTTCTGAACAAGATCGCGCACGGGCCGCTGACCGAGATTCGCCGTGCGGCGGCGCAGCCCGAGGGCGACCGTGTTCTCACGCTGATCCGCCGGATGTTCCGGCTGGAGGATTCATGA
- a CDS encoding amino acid permease gives MTSSPTLLRRLGLYSATALVISNMVGTGIFTSTGFLAGDLGDPKLVLGIWLVGALIALAGAFSYSELGVNFPASGGEYVYLTRAYGPTLGFMSGWVSFFAGFSAPIAAAALALSDYLGYFFPALKQQNAWFRWDAGEIGLQFGGAQILAAGIILIFTILNLFGVEFIARIQNTLTSVKLLVMVAFIGFGLLMGQGDWSHLTQSTVRTSTAPLTAQFAISLFWIYVGYSGWNAATYIAEELQRPERTLPLALTIGTILVAGLYLLFNVVFIYASPLSEMKGVLAVGSLTAKALFGERVAGLFSGLLAISLMSTVNAMVTIGPRLYYAMAKNGAFLPVAAKIHPEWRTPVPAILCQGLCAVLMTLINFGNLMTYIGYLLSLFAMLAVASLFKFRGRPGWQKLGVVSFAYPLVPLVFVVPGVVLVFVGLRFAPVISALAAATLVSGALVYRFRLHGRPVE, from the coding sequence ATGACCTCTTCCCCCACGCTTCTTAGACGTTTGGGCCTTTACTCCGCTACCGCGCTCGTCATCTCGAACATGGTCGGCACCGGCATCTTCACCTCCACCGGCTTCCTGGCCGGGGATCTGGGCGATCCCAAGCTGGTGTTGGGCATCTGGCTGGTGGGCGCCCTCATTGCGCTGGCCGGCGCATTTTCGTATTCGGAGCTGGGGGTGAACTTTCCGGCCTCGGGCGGAGAGTATGTCTATCTGACGCGGGCCTATGGACCGACGCTGGGTTTCATGAGCGGATGGGTGAGCTTCTTCGCGGGCTTCTCGGCGCCCATCGCCGCGGCCGCCTTGGCCCTGTCCGACTACCTGGGGTACTTCTTTCCGGCGCTGAAGCAGCAGAATGCGTGGTTCCGCTGGGACGCCGGTGAGATCGGCCTCCAGTTTGGCGGTGCGCAGATCCTCGCCGCCGGCATTATCCTGATCTTCACCATTCTGAACCTCTTCGGAGTGGAGTTCATCGCGCGCATCCAGAACACTTTGACTTCGGTGAAGTTGCTGGTGATGGTCGCCTTCATCGGCTTCGGCCTGCTGATGGGCCAGGGCGACTGGAGCCATCTGACGCAGTCGACCGTCCGTACTTCGACGGCTCCGCTCACCGCGCAGTTCGCCATCAGCCTGTTCTGGATCTACGTGGGCTACAGCGGTTGGAATGCCGCCACCTATATCGCCGAGGAGTTGCAGCGGCCCGAGCGCACTCTGCCGCTGGCCCTCACCATCGGCACGATTCTCGTGGCGGGTTTGTATCTGCTGTTCAACGTTGTGTTCATCTACGCGTCACCGCTTTCCGAGATGAAGGGCGTGCTGGCCGTGGGATCCCTTACTGCCAAGGCTTTGTTTGGGGAGAGGGTGGCCGGGCTGTTCAGCGGGTTGCTGGCTATCTCGCTGATGTCGACGGTGAACGCGATGGTAACTATCGGGCCGCGCCTTTACTACGCCATGGCGAAGAACGGGGCCTTTCTGCCCGTAGCCGCCAAGATCCACCCCGAGTGGCGCACTCCGGTGCCGGCGATTCTGTGCCAGGGCCTGTGCGCGGTGCTGATGACGCTGATCAACTTCGGCAACCTCATGACGTACATCGGGTACCTGCTGAGCCTGTTCGCCATGCTGGCCGTGGCCAGCCTGTTCAAGTTCCGAGGCCGTCCCGGCTGGCAGAAACTGGGCGTCGTGAGCTTCGCCTATCCGCTGGTGCCGCTGGTGTTTGTGGTGCCCGGCGTCGTACTGGTGTTCGTGGGCCTGCGGTTCGCGCCGGTCATCTCGGCGCTGGCGGCCGCGACCCTGGTCTCGGGCGCACTGGTCTATCGATTCCGCCTGCACGGGCGGCCCGTCGAATAG
- the hemC gene encoding hydroxymethylbilane synthase, whose product MKLKIGSRGSQLALWQARWVASELAALGVETDLEIIKTTGDKITDVPLAKVGSKGLFTKEIEEALLEGRIDLAVHSLKDLPTVLPPGLTVAAIPQRETPQDAIIGCKLAELPQGARVGTSSLRRSAQLKKLRPDLRIESVRGNLDTRLRKLDEGQFDAIMLAGAGLRRLGWADRIAELLPPDVMCPAVGQGALAIETRGDGGDAYQICNKLDHAATRAAVTAERAVLASLGGGCQVPIGAYAVVTGDTLQLRSVVIDPDGGTLIVDEASGPVSGAEGLGSAAAQRLLARGANAILVQVYGTNQPLHGQRVVVTRARSQAGTLSSKLRALGADVIELPVIDFVPVEFAAPAYRTYDWAIFTSVNGVEFFFDKVKPELGPKLCAIGSATAAALRERGLEPSVIPDEYVAESVVAALSGEGLAGQRVLLPRAAVGRDVIPDELTKLGAHVDVLPVYQTIVPADLAQQAQQVLGAVKPDWITVTSSSTVKNLLAAAGPELVSAIKLASIGPVTSEVARRHGLSVTVEASPSTIEALLEAMQSWVTQHESAPKPPSA is encoded by the coding sequence ATGAAGCTCAAGATCGGAAGCCGCGGCTCGCAACTGGCTCTGTGGCAGGCACGCTGGGTCGCGTCGGAACTGGCCGCGCTTGGCGTGGAGACGGATCTCGAAATCATTAAGACAACCGGTGACAAGATCACAGATGTCCCGCTAGCCAAGGTGGGGTCCAAGGGGCTCTTCACGAAAGAGATTGAAGAGGCGCTGCTGGAAGGGCGTATCGATCTGGCCGTCCACAGTCTCAAGGATCTGCCCACCGTGTTGCCACCCGGTCTGACCGTGGCCGCCATCCCCCAGCGGGAGACGCCGCAGGACGCCATTATCGGCTGCAAGCTGGCGGAATTGCCGCAAGGTGCGCGGGTTGGCACATCCAGCCTGCGCCGTTCCGCGCAGTTGAAGAAGCTGCGGCCCGATCTGCGCATCGAGAGTGTGCGCGGCAATCTCGACACGCGGCTGCGAAAGCTGGACGAAGGCCAGTTCGATGCCATCATGCTGGCCGGGGCCGGCCTGCGCCGGCTGGGCTGGGCCGACCGGATTGCCGAGCTGTTGCCGCCCGATGTGATGTGTCCCGCCGTCGGCCAGGGTGCGCTGGCGATTGAAACGCGCGGTGACGGTGGCGACGCCTATCAAATCTGTAACAAGTTGGACCATGCCGCGACGCGCGCGGCCGTCACGGCGGAACGCGCCGTGCTCGCCTCGCTGGGCGGCGGCTGCCAGGTGCCTATCGGGGCCTACGCGGTGGTGACGGGCGACACGCTGCAACTGCGGTCCGTAGTGATCGATCCGGATGGCGGCACGCTCATCGTGGACGAGGCCAGCGGGCCGGTATCCGGCGCGGAGGGACTGGGCTCCGCGGCAGCGCAACGCCTTCTGGCGCGGGGCGCCAACGCGATCCTGGTACAGGTCTACGGCACGAACCAGCCGCTTCACGGCCAGAGGGTCGTTGTGACGCGAGCGCGCAGCCAGGCTGGCACTTTGTCGTCGAAACTCCGCGCACTGGGCGCCGATGTCATCGAATTGCCGGTCATCGACTTCGTGCCTGTTGAGTTCGCCGCGCCTGCGTACCGCACCTACGATTGGGCGATCTTCACATCGGTTAATGGCGTCGAATTCTTCTTCGACAAAGTGAAGCCGGAGCTCGGCCCCAAGTTGTGCGCCATCGGCTCAGCGACGGCCGCGGCACTACGCGAGCGCGGACTTGAGCCGTCGGTCATACCGGATGAGTATGTGGCGGAAAGCGTTGTGGCCGCGCTGAGCGGCGAGGGGCTTGCCGGGCAACGTGTGCTGTTGCCGCGTGCCGCGGTGGGCCGCGATGTCATTCCTGACGAGCTGACGAAGCTGGGCGCGCATGTCGACGTTTTGCCCGTCTATCAAACCATCGTGCCGGCCGATCTGGCGCAACAGGCACAACAGGTGCTGGGCGCCGTGAAGCCCGATTGGATCACAGTCACCAGTTCGTCGACCGTGAAGAATCTGTTGGCGGCGGCCGGGCCGGAACTGGTCTCCGCCATCAAACTCGCCTCCATTGGGCCCGTGACGTCAGAGGTTGCGCGGCGCCATGGATTGAGCGTGACCGTGGAGGCGAGCCCTTCCACGATCGAGGCGCTGCTCGAAGCCATGCAGTCGTGGGTAACCCAACATGAATCTGCGCCAAAGCCTCCATCTGCCTGA
- a CDS encoding efflux RND transporter periplasmic adaptor subunit codes for MNSSRLIPCLVGIVSLLFLGACGRSAPEAAKKDTGPVNVKVARVSTRSIQRSVEGVGTLFPYDEAIISAEADGPLEQVNADLGDSVTQGQILARISDEEARYLVAQQEAQLRQALERLGLTNEKDRLKDVREAPDVRRAKADLFEVEVRYRRTRELVDQGIGPKSDLDQAQARYQSVQAAYDQTMNQTRNLVQEVERYKASLDFQRKKLRDTTVRAPFAAFVKDRQAVVGAYVKANSPLFTLVKIDPIRLRVEVPERMAPWVKLGQRAEVSVEAFAGRKFEGKVWRISPTVDQTKRTFVVEALIQNNRNELKPGSYARARLDTDKVESIRVVPTEAILYVLGTNKSYVVKKDDSIDVRDVKLGERFSRETEITEGLNEGEVVAVSGLSRLDAGSKVKIIVTETN; via the coding sequence ATGAATTCTAGTCGTCTTATCCCCTGCCTTGTCGGCATCGTATCTCTACTGTTTCTAGGCGCCTGCGGCCGGTCGGCGCCCGAAGCCGCCAAGAAGGACACTGGCCCCGTGAACGTGAAGGTGGCGCGTGTCAGCACCCGCTCCATTCAGCGTTCCGTCGAGGGCGTTGGCACGTTATTTCCTTATGACGAAGCCATCATCAGCGCCGAAGCGGACGGGCCGCTGGAGCAGGTGAACGCTGACTTGGGCGATTCCGTTACCCAGGGACAGATTCTGGCGCGCATTTCCGATGAAGAGGCGCGGTATCTGGTGGCCCAGCAGGAGGCCCAGCTCCGGCAGGCACTGGAGCGCCTGGGCCTGACGAACGAGAAGGACCGGCTAAAGGACGTGCGCGAGGCGCCCGATGTGCGCCGCGCGAAGGCCGATCTGTTCGAAGTGGAAGTGCGCTACCGGCGAACCCGGGAATTGGTGGACCAGGGTATTGGTCCAAAGTCGGACCTCGACCAGGCGCAAGCCCGTTACCAGTCGGTCCAGGCCGCCTACGACCAGACGATGAATCAGACGCGCAACCTCGTCCAAGAGGTGGAGCGGTACAAGGCCAGCCTGGACTTCCAGCGCAAGAAACTGCGCGATACCACGGTGCGCGCGCCGTTCGCGGCCTTCGTCAAAGACCGGCAGGCGGTCGTCGGGGCCTATGTGAAGGCCAACTCGCCGCTCTTCACCTTGGTCAAGATCGATCCTATCCGTCTGCGCGTGGAAGTGCCGGAGCGGATGGCGCCCTGGGTCAAGCTCGGGCAACGAGCCGAGGTGAGTGTCGAAGCCTTTGCCGGACGGAAGTTCGAGGGCAAGGTATGGCGCATCTCGCCGACGGTGGATCAGACCAAGCGAACCTTCGTCGTGGAAGCCCTGATCCAGAACAACAGAAACGAGTTGAAGCCGGGCTCCTACGCCCGTGCGCGTCTGGATACGGATAAGGTGGAGAGCATCCGCGTGGTGCCCACCGAAGCCATTCTGTACGTACTGGGGACGAACAAGTCCTACGTCGTCAAGAAGGACGATTCCATCGACGTCCGTGACGTGAAGCTTGGTGAGCGTTTCTCGCGGGAGACCGAGATCACCGAAGGTCTCAACGAGGGTGAGGTGGTGGCGGTTTCCGGCCTCAGCCGGCTGGATGCCGGTTCGAAGGTGAAGATTATCGTCACCGAAACCAACTGA
- a CDS encoding diguanylate cyclase produces the protein MSNVAKTYTRTMILLGAAVFLPQLRDWSIQDPIQYLSYFTLAILASVLQVGYHTELGVVPINLLFVLITLRSLSPHETMVLGAVSALAQTWMSSKEARNRISNSLFSVSVMCIAIALADYASRGIFIADGRRELNDALRAILTGTTFFVGISFPWATKEALETHVKMPVIWKNRYFWMLPFYVAGAVLAGVFDAARGQVGWQLPVLAVPVVFLLYRSYRIYMARVEDGRSHAEEMASLHLRTIEALALAIDAKDQTTHEHLERVQVYAMEVGKELGLSEIEMEALRAASLLHDIGKLAVPEHIISKPGRLTPEEFEKMKIHPVVGAEILERVRFPYPVVPIVRAHHEKWDGSGYPDGRWGEDIPIGARILSAVDCLDALASDRQYRKAMPLDQAIGVVVQEAGRAFDPRVVEVLARRYVELEQMAKARKVEPLKLSTDIKIEAGLAPAAGFEGSDKSPASKAVAILDQPDFLSKIAAARHEAQALFELAQNLGSSLSLDETLSVLSVRLKRLVPFDSMAVYIRRENMLHPEFVSGDNFRLFSALEIPVGQGLSGWVAENSKPILNGNPSVEPGYLNDPSKFSTLRSALAVPLQGVNGVIGVLALYSIERDSFTKDHLRILLVVSSKLSLAIENALRYRQAETSATTDYLTGLPNARSLFLHLDSEIARCKRSGIPVSLLVCDLDNFKQINDQYGHLEGNKALKVVASALKANCREYDYVARMGGDEFVVVLPGLDAGSVVQRTDHLRKMVLEEARLQTGLELSVSIGSATYPHEGTDAEDLLSSADRVMYKMKAASPERLRSQKKWALWQQSTQGTPTIH, from the coding sequence ATGTCCAACGTCGCCAAAACCTATACGAGGACGATGATTCTGCTCGGGGCCGCGGTTTTCCTGCCGCAGTTGAGAGACTGGAGCATTCAGGACCCGATCCAGTATCTGAGCTACTTCACGCTCGCCATCTTGGCCTCCGTCTTGCAGGTCGGCTACCACACCGAATTGGGTGTGGTACCCATCAACCTCCTCTTTGTTTTGATTACGTTACGGTCACTTTCTCCCCACGAGACGATGGTTCTTGGGGCGGTGAGCGCGCTGGCCCAGACCTGGATGTCGAGCAAGGAAGCGCGCAACCGGATTTCGAACAGCCTGTTCTCGGTGTCGGTGATGTGCATCGCCATTGCCCTGGCCGACTACGCCTCGCGCGGCATCTTTATCGCCGACGGCCGGCGCGAACTGAACGACGCCCTGCGCGCGATCCTGACGGGCACCACCTTCTTTGTGGGTATCTCCTTCCCCTGGGCCACCAAGGAAGCCCTGGAGACCCACGTCAAGATGCCCGTCATCTGGAAGAACCGCTACTTCTGGATGCTGCCCTTCTACGTCGCCGGAGCCGTTCTGGCAGGGGTTTTCGACGCCGCCCGAGGCCAGGTGGGCTGGCAGTTGCCCGTTCTGGCGGTCCCGGTTGTGTTTCTGCTTTACCGGTCGTACCGCATCTACATGGCCCGCGTGGAAGACGGACGATCACACGCCGAAGAAATGGCATCGCTCCACCTGAGAACCATCGAGGCGCTGGCCCTGGCCATCGACGCCAAGGACCAGACCACGCACGAGCACCTCGAGCGCGTGCAGGTCTACGCCATGGAAGTGGGCAAGGAACTGGGCTTGAGTGAGATCGAAATGGAGGCGCTACGCGCGGCCTCGCTACTCCACGACATCGGCAAACTGGCCGTCCCCGAACACATCATCTCCAAGCCGGGCCGCCTGACGCCGGAAGAGTTCGAGAAGATGAAGATTCACCCGGTGGTCGGCGCCGAGATTCTCGAGCGCGTGCGGTTCCCCTATCCGGTGGTCCCCATTGTCCGCGCACACCATGAGAAGTGGGACGGCAGCGGGTACCCGGACGGACGCTGGGGCGAAGACATCCCGATTGGCGCGCGCATCCTCTCGGCCGTCGACTGCCTGGACGCCCTGGCCAGCGACCGCCAGTACCGCAAGGCGATGCCGCTGGACCAAGCCATCGGCGTGGTGGTGCAGGAGGCTGGACGGGCCTTTGATCCGCGCGTCGTGGAAGTGCTGGCGCGGCGCTATGTCGAACTCGAGCAGATGGCCAAGGCCCGTAAGGTCGAACCGCTGAAGCTCAGCACGGACATCAAGATCGAGGCGGGCCTGGCTCCGGCAGCCGGCTTTGAAGGCTCCGACAAATCGCCGGCCTCGAAGGCGGTGGCGATCCTCGATCAGCCCGACTTCCTCAGCAAGATCGCCGCCGCCCGGCACGAAGCCCAGGCACTGTTCGAACTGGCCCAAAACCTGGGCAGTTCCCTCAGCCTGGATGAGACCCTCTCCGTGCTTAGCGTGCGCCTGAAGCGCCTGGTGCCCTTCGATTCCATGGCCGTCTATATCCGCCGTGAGAATATGCTCCATCCGGAGTTCGTCAGCGGCGACAACTTCCGGCTGTTTTCCGCTCTGGAGATCCCCGTCGGTCAGGGGCTTTCCGGTTGGGTGGCTGAAAACTCGAAGCCGATCCTGAACGGCAATCCTTCGGTGGAGCCGGGCTACCTGAACGATCCTTCGAAATTCTCAACGCTACGCAGCGCGCTGGCCGTGCCGCTGCAGGGTGTGAACGGCGTCATCGGCGTACTCGCCTTATACAGCATCGAACGCGATTCCTTCACCAAGGACCATCTCCGCATCCTGCTGGTGGTGAGCTCGAAGCTCTCGCTGGCCATCGAGAACGCGTTGCGTTACCGCCAGGCCGAAACCTCGGCGACGACGGATTACCTGACCGGACTGCCGAACGCGCGCTCGCTGTTCCTGCATCTGGACAGTGAGATCGCCCGCTGCAAGCGCAGCGGCATCCCCGTGTCCCTGCTGGTCTGCGATCTCGACAACTTCAAGCAGATCAATGACCAGTACGGCCACCTGGAGGGCAACAAGGCGCTGAAAGTAGTAGCCAGCGCACTGAAGGCCAACTGCCGGGAGTATGACTATGTGGCCCGCATGGGTGGCGACGAGTTTGTCGTCGTCCTGCCCGGCCTGGACGCCGGCAGCGTGGTGCAGCGCACGGACCATCTTCGCAAAATGGTGCTGGAAGAGGCCCGCCTTCAGACCGGACTGGAACTCTCGGTGTCCATCGGCAGCGCCACTTACCCGCACGAAGGCACCGATGCCGAGGATCTGCTCTCTTCGGCCGATCGCGTCATGTACAAGATGAAGGCGGCCAGTCCGGAGCGTCTGCGTAGCCAGAAGAAATGGGCCCTGTGGCAGCAGAGCACACAGGGCACTCCGACGATCCACTAG
- a CDS encoding sigma 54-interacting transcriptional regulator, which translates to MPTVTVHEFEFLGMQAIVASPRMLAALDLAERVARTSATVLVQGESGSGKELVARALHHLSLRSSRPWVDISCGALPEHLIESELFGYERGAFSGADSAKPGLFELAHTGTLFLDEIGELEPRMQVKLLRVLDGMPYYRLGGTKKITVDVRVLAATNVDLEVAVGEGRFRRDLYHRLSQMTLRVPPLRERPEDVQALALHFLHLHDAAVRISPEALDALVRHSWPGNVRELRNVVTRAAILARSGLIVTSDLDLPVRLQSIPSRVPVEMAVSNYGGLAQTQPAHGAILDGMERETIMRVLDETRGHRQRAADLLGISRRTLSRKLRQYRLEEEPSGVSVNGGKWNHDRELPGKTA; encoded by the coding sequence ATGCCAACTGTGACCGTTCACGAGTTCGAGTTTCTTGGAATGCAGGCCATCGTTGCCAGCCCGCGTATGCTGGCCGCGCTCGATCTGGCGGAGCGTGTCGCTCGCACGTCGGCCACCGTCCTCGTGCAAGGAGAAAGCGGCAGCGGCAAGGAACTGGTAGCCCGAGCCTTACATCATCTGTCGCTACGTTCGAGCCGCCCCTGGGTGGACATCAGTTGCGGGGCGTTGCCGGAGCATCTGATCGAAAGCGAACTGTTCGGTTATGAGCGCGGTGCCTTCAGCGGCGCCGACTCAGCGAAACCGGGTCTGTTCGAGCTGGCGCACACAGGGACGCTCTTCCTGGATGAGATCGGCGAGTTGGAACCGCGCATGCAGGTGAAGTTGCTGCGGGTGTTGGACGGCATGCCGTACTACCGTCTGGGTGGCACGAAGAAGATCACAGTGGACGTGCGCGTTCTGGCGGCCACCAATGTCGACCTGGAAGTAGCGGTTGGCGAGGGGCGCTTCCGCCGCGATCTGTATCACCGCCTCAGCCAGATGACGCTTCGGGTCCCACCGCTGAGAGAGCGGCCCGAGGACGTTCAGGCGCTGGCCCTGCACTTTCTCCACCTACACGACGCAGCGGTGCGGATTTCGCCGGAGGCACTCGATGCGCTGGTTCGTCACTCCTGGCCGGGCAACGTCCGGGAGCTGCGGAACGTGGTCACCCGGGCGGCGATTCTGGCGCGTAGCGGGTTGATCGTCACCTCGGATCTTGACCTGCCGGTGCGGTTGCAATCCATCCCTTCGCGCGTTCCGGTCGAAATGGCGGTCTCCAACTATGGCGGACTTGCCCAGACGCAGCCAGCGCACGGGGCCATCCTGGACGGCATGGAGCGGGAGACCATAATGCGGGTGCTGGATGAGACGCGCGGACACCGTCAGAGGGCCGCCGATCTGCTGGGTATCTCGCGCCGCACACTTAGCCGGAAGCTGAGACAATATCGACTGGAAGAGGAACCGTCCGGAGTGTCTGTGAATGGCGGTAAGTGGAACCATGACAGAGAGTTACCTGGAAAAACGGCGTGA
- a CDS encoding SDR family oxidoreductase, with amino-acid sequence MPSTFRDNLLAGQSAYITGGSSGICLGIAQLFAAHGARVGIQGRSQAKLDAVAASFACETFAADVRDFAATAACLQAFGPFDILVCGAAGNFPAPVLGMSANGFKAVIDIDLLGTFNTCRAAYDLLRKPGARVISISATHGSVPYEGQAHVCAAKAGVDMLNRVLALEWGAAGVRVNVIAPGPVDGTEGMRRLMPTPEARATTMGAVPLGRFAEINEIAEAALFLASPAAAYITGAVLPVDGGISLSSGRAFHSMT; translated from the coding sequence ATGCCCAGCACCTTTCGCGATAACCTGCTTGCCGGCCAGTCCGCTTACATCACCGGTGGATCCAGTGGGATCTGTCTGGGCATTGCGCAACTGTTCGCCGCTCACGGCGCGCGAGTGGGGATCCAGGGCCGGAGCCAAGCCAAGCTCGATGCGGTGGCGGCCAGCTTCGCTTGCGAGACCTTTGCCGCCGACGTGCGCGACTTCGCCGCCACCGCCGCCTGCCTGCAAGCCTTCGGACCGTTCGACATCCTCGTCTGCGGAGCCGCCGGCAACTTCCCCGCGCCTGTCCTGGGCATGTCCGCCAATGGCTTCAAGGCCGTCATCGATATCGACCTGCTGGGCACGTTCAATACGTGCCGCGCCGCCTACGACCTTCTGCGGAAGCCCGGCGCCCGGGTGATCTCGATCTCCGCCACGCACGGGTCCGTCCCCTATGAGGGCCAGGCGCACGTGTGCGCGGCCAAGGCCGGGGTCGACATGCTGAATCGCGTGCTGGCGCTGGAGTGGGGCGCGGCCGGAGTGCGTGTGAATGTGATTGCCCCCGGTCCTGTTGACGGTACCGAGGGGATGCGGCGTCTGATGCCCACTCCGGAGGCCCGCGCCACAACGATGGGCGCCGTACCGCTGGGCCGGTTCGCTGAGATCAATGAAATCGCCGAAGCCGCGCTGTTTCTGGCCTCGCCCGCGGCGGCTTACATTACGGGCGCCGTGCTCCCGGTGGATGGTGGAATCTCGCTGAGCTCCGGCCGCGCGTTCCATTCGATGACATAG